A single genomic interval of Methylosinus sp. LW4 harbors:
- a CDS encoding sensor histidine kinase has protein sequence MKSPSLLTRFVIGITAIELLTYFLIWPVTAILVTYMGLAVTDSVNYWAEFHAIEVVDAALVKDADGSAHIEATPALRAYQARNPHFRFAIIDNRNGAALAGSSEALARVLPSGGEIIAIRNYFRLPNDPDPKARGVLREAKPPYRMAVYGYTLHWEDLGAVMRMLADVTQIVPFLPFVISAILISWLVTRFGLTPLYKAKEQLAGIDFKSVDQRIDGSKAPKEIAPFLDALNGALARLEDGAKRQRRFTANAAHELLTPIAILRARLDAPNEPDFLSDLDRDMRRMQSIVEQLLVLARGAERGNLAAEDVDLGALARRMIGDYLPLIVDSGRAIALDPPAAPVIVRANGQALECMVSNLINNALRAEPVGGTIELRVRAGARLEVVDHGEGVGASERDLVFEPFWRRTETTRGAGLGLSIVKELTEKQGGGVFVAETPGGGATFGLTFPDRGAP, from the coding sequence ATGAAAAGCCCTTCGCTGCTCACGCGCTTCGTCATCGGCATCACCGCGATCGAACTGCTCACCTATTTTCTCATTTGGCCGGTCACGGCGATCCTCGTCACTTATATGGGTCTCGCGGTGACGGACTCCGTCAATTATTGGGCGGAGTTCCACGCCATAGAGGTGGTCGATGCGGCGCTGGTGAAAGACGCCGACGGCTCCGCCCATATAGAGGCGACGCCGGCGCTGCGCGCCTATCAGGCTCGCAATCCCCATTTCCGGTTCGCGATCATCGACAACCGCAATGGGGCGGCGCTCGCCGGCTCATCGGAAGCGCTCGCGCGCGTATTGCCGAGCGGCGGTGAAATCATCGCCATCCGCAATTATTTCCGGCTTCCGAACGATCCCGATCCCAAGGCTCGCGGCGTCTTGCGGGAAGCCAAGCCGCCCTATCGGATGGCGGTCTATGGCTATACGTTGCATTGGGAAGATCTCGGCGCCGTGATGCGCATGCTGGCGGATGTCACGCAGATCGTTCCTTTCCTGCCCTTCGTCATATCGGCCATTCTCATCTCCTGGCTGGTGACGCGCTTCGGGCTCACGCCGCTCTACAAAGCGAAGGAGCAGCTCGCGGGCATCGATTTCAAATCGGTCGATCAGCGCATCGACGGCTCCAAGGCGCCAAAGGAGATCGCGCCGTTTCTCGATGCGCTCAACGGCGCGCTCGCCCGTCTCGAGGACGGCGCCAAGCGGCAGCGGCGCTTCACCGCCAATGCCGCGCACGAGCTGCTGACTCCGATCGCGATCCTGCGGGCGCGACTCGACGCGCCGAACGAGCCGGATTTTCTCTCGGACCTCGACCGCGACATGCGGCGCATGCAGTCCATCGTCGAGCAATTGCTGGTTCTCGCGCGCGGAGCGGAGCGCGGAAATCTCGCCGCCGAGGACGTCGATCTCGGCGCGCTCGCTCGCCGTATGATCGGCGATTATCTGCCATTGATCGTCGACAGCGGGCGGGCAATCGCCCTCGATCCGCCTGCCGCCCCGGTCATCGTCCGCGCCAACGGCCAAGCGCTCGAATGCATGGTGTCCAATCTCATCAATAATGCGCTTCGCGCCGAGCCCGTCGGCGGAACGATCGAGCTTCGCGTGCGCGCCGGCGCTCGGCTGGAGGTCGTCGACCATGGCGAAGGGGTCGGGGCGAGCGAGCGCGATCTCGTCTTCGAGCCCTTTTGGCGCAGGACGGAGACGACACGCGGAGCCGGCCTCGGCCTCTCGATCGTCAAGGAGCTCACCGAAAAGCAGGGCGGCGGCGTCTTCGTCGCGGAGACGCCGGGCGGCGGCGCGACATTCGGCCTCACGTTTCCTGATCGCGGAGCGCCATGA
- a CDS encoding LysR substrate-binding domain-containing protein produces the protein MDFRRLRYLIRVGEQRSFTRAARSLNVSQPTLSQQIQDLEAELGVALFTRTAHKVEPTEAGLLTIDCARRVLAETERLREAVQEYRGLKRGRLRIGVTQTFNALYLPQIVTAFARDYPAIDLEILELANDEIDAGVEAGTLHLGVGLPRAHTKSRAEPLYADTLMFVCARTHRLAEAESVPAARLSEESVALLGHGFRTRAAVDDYLAEANATPPRVIAFNTFAAILNVVASGDYVSIVPADVRHVSLVSGVAALHFARLEPGPGSRTICLLSAPEERATPAAIRFAARIRDYFAATKR, from the coding sequence ATGGACTTCCGACGGCTCCGCTATCTGATCCGCGTCGGCGAGCAGCGCAGCTTCACCCGCGCCGCCCGCTCGCTCAATGTCTCGCAGCCGACGCTCTCCCAGCAGATTCAGGACCTCGAGGCGGAACTAGGCGTCGCTCTTTTCACAAGGACGGCGCATAAGGTCGAGCCGACCGAGGCCGGACTGCTGACCATCGACTGCGCGCGCCGGGTATTGGCGGAGACGGAGCGGCTGCGCGAGGCCGTGCAGGAATATCGCGGGCTGAAGCGCGGCCGGTTGCGCATCGGCGTGACGCAGACCTTCAACGCGCTCTATCTGCCGCAAATCGTCACCGCCTTCGCGCGCGACTATCCGGCGATCGACCTCGAGATTCTGGAGCTGGCCAATGACGAGATCGACGCCGGCGTCGAGGCCGGGACGCTGCATCTGGGCGTCGGCCTTCCCCGCGCGCACACTAAAAGCCGCGCCGAGCCGCTCTACGCCGACACGCTGATGTTCGTCTGCGCGCGCACGCACAGGCTGGCCGAGGCCGAGAGCGTCCCCGCGGCGCGCCTCTCCGAGGAGAGCGTCGCCCTGCTCGGCCATGGCTTTCGCACGCGGGCGGCGGTGGACGACTATCTCGCGGAGGCGAATGCGACGCCGCCGCGCGTGATCGCGTTCAATACTTTCGCGGCCATTCTCAATGTCGTCGCCTCGGGCGATTACGTCTCCATCGTGCCGGCCGACGTGCGCCATGTCTCGCTCGTCTCGGGCGTCGCGGCTCTGCATTTCGCGCGGCTGGAGCCCGGCCCCGGCAGCCGCACGATCTGCCTGCTGAGCGCGCCGGAGGAGAGGGCAACGCCGGCCGCAATCCGCTTCGCCGCGCGCATTCGCGATTATTTCGCCGCGACAAAGCGATGA
- a CDS encoding cupin domain-containing protein produces MSAQRVFHSADFDKTPPIFEVILPERLAHRCVEKDDARAAYSAERKHPVHFIDLPSHAISLTVGGLTPGGRSNRHRHTYETILYVLEGRGYSMIEDRRIEWEAGDAVYIPVWAWHHHVNADPDKPARYLACENAPMLQNAGRLAIREEAE; encoded by the coding sequence ATGTCCGCCCAACGGGTTTTCCATTCGGCCGATTTCGACAAGACGCCGCCGATATTCGAGGTGATTTTGCCGGAACGGCTCGCGCATCGTTGCGTCGAGAAGGACGATGCGCGCGCCGCCTATTCGGCCGAGCGCAAGCATCCGGTGCATTTCATCGATCTGCCGTCGCACGCCATCAGCCTCACGGTCGGCGGGCTCACGCCGGGCGGCCGCTCCAACCGCCATCGCCACACCTATGAGACCATTCTCTATGTGCTCGAGGGGCGCGGCTATTCGATGATCGAGGACCGCCGCATCGAATGGGAGGCGGGAGACGCCGTCTATATTCCGGTCTGGGCCTGGCACCATCACGTCAACGCCGATCCCGACAAGCCCGCGCGCTATCTCGCCTGCGAGAACGCCCCCATGCTCCAGAACGCCGGACGCCTCGCGATCCGCGAAGAAGCCGAGTGA
- a CDS encoding dihydrodipicolinate synthase family protein, with the protein MTNATRTNVIRGIIAYPVTPFSADGGIDDGAFRRVTENLLRSQPAAIAFLGSAGESAYLTDEEWRHGARLGVETVAGRVSVIVGIAELTTAAAVAKARYAREIGADMLMVIPVSYWKLTEAEIFDHYAAIAAATDLPIMAYNNPGTSGVDMSPEFLVRLVRELDTVRFIKESSGDLNRMHAIHKLSDGAIPFYNGANHMALEAIAAGASGWCTAAPNLLDDRPSRLFDLVQAGDIVRARALFYDILPVLRFIVVGGLPTTVKAGLALRGLPAGAPRPPLKPLVEADRKKLAEFLAALRVEPAAA; encoded by the coding sequence ATGACCAATGCGACTCGGACCAATGTAATTCGCGGCATCATCGCCTATCCCGTCACGCCCTTTTCCGCTGATGGCGGGATCGACGACGGCGCGTTCCGCCGCGTGACGGAAAATCTGCTGCGCTCGCAGCCGGCGGCCATCGCCTTCCTCGGCAGCGCTGGGGAGAGCGCCTATCTGACCGACGAGGAATGGCGCCATGGCGCGCGCCTCGGCGTCGAGACGGTGGCCGGCCGCGTTTCGGTGATTGTCGGAATCGCCGAGCTGACGACGGCCGCCGCCGTCGCCAAGGCGCGCTACGCCCGCGAGATCGGCGCCGATATGCTGATGGTCATCCCCGTGTCCTATTGGAAGCTGACCGAGGCCGAGATATTCGATCATTACGCAGCGATCGCCGCGGCGACCGATCTGCCGATCATGGCCTATAATAATCCGGGCACCAGCGGCGTCGACATGTCGCCGGAGTTTCTGGTGCGGCTCGTGCGCGAACTCGATACGGTGCGCTTCATCAAGGAGAGCAGCGGCGATCTCAATCGCATGCACGCGATCCACAAGCTGTCGGACGGCGCGATCCCCTTCTACAACGGCGCCAACCATATGGCGTTGGAGGCGATCGCCGCCGGCGCTTCGGGCTGGTGCACCGCCGCGCCCAATCTGCTGGACGATCGGCCGTCGCGGCTGTTCGATCTGGTGCAGGCGGGCGACATCGTGCGCGCGCGGGCGCTGTTCTACGACATTCTACCGGTGCTGCGATTCATCGTCGTGGGCGGCCTGCCGACCACGGTGAAAGCCGGGCTCGCCCTGCGCGGATTGCCGGCCGGCGCGCCACGGCCGCCGCTGAAGCCCCTCGTCGAGGCCGATCGCAAGAAGCTCGCCGAATTCCTCGCCGCGCTGCGCGTCGAGCCGGCGGCGGCGTGA
- a CDS encoding sigma 54-interacting transcriptional regulator: MFSPSSFSVVVTDKKRTGIETVSGVTAGATSRASAMVFEDPVSLRLKADLHRIAPSDATVLIIGETGTGKELVARYIHANSARKDGPFLAVNCGAFSETLVEAELFGHEKGAFTGAARSETGWFEAAHGGTLLLDEIGDLPAAMQVKLLRVLQEREIVRVGSRKARPIDVRLIAATNVNLEAAVAAKSFRKDLFYRLNIATVNLAPLRARRGDIEPLANYFLRLFGAKLGRPMPVLAPEAIAKLTSYHWPGNIRELENVLHNALLLTQDDRIAEVPIVEAFDPPLAEENGDFETRLRSLLDTAITRGEKNLFDRVMRSLVSVALDFERGNQVRTAERLGMSRNELRTRLGHMGVIAPRKKSSAENDEKEQRQPARSAPNVVRLGFQKFGTLAALQAIGSLDERLRPFGYRAEWREFSAGPAVLDAIGRGEIDLGVTGEAATVFALAMGVSFFYVGYESPAPTDVALVVADPRLRSIDDLKGKRVAFSRWSNADHFLTTALNIRGLSRGDIEPVYVPPTLDLLEDLRDGTIDAWAIWEPLLSAARMGSKAHVLLDGAGFVENHQFYVARRHFACGQPQIVDAILAEIRMLGATPRERAEAELGAVARCLHLDRQVARHYLHRLDFEPKPLDRDVIGKQQSIADGYFAAGQLPARVSIEGAVWRGA; the protein is encoded by the coding sequence ATGTTCAGTCCCTCTTCCTTCTCGGTCGTCGTCACCGACAAGAAAAGGACCGGGATCGAGACCGTCTCCGGGGTGACCGCCGGGGCGACGAGCCGGGCTTCGGCGATGGTGTTCGAGGATCCCGTCTCCTTGAGGCTCAAAGCCGATCTGCATCGCATCGCTCCGAGCGACGCGACCGTCTTGATCATTGGCGAGACGGGAACAGGAAAGGAACTCGTCGCTCGTTATATTCACGCCAATAGCGCGCGCAAGGACGGCCCCTTCCTCGCGGTCAATTGCGGCGCGTTCAGCGAGACGCTCGTCGAGGCGGAGCTGTTCGGCCATGAGAAGGGCGCCTTCACCGGCGCCGCCCGAAGCGAGACCGGATGGTTCGAGGCCGCGCACGGGGGGACGCTGCTGCTCGACGAAATCGGCGACCTTCCGGCCGCCATGCAGGTGAAGCTGTTGCGCGTCTTGCAGGAGCGCGAGATTGTGCGCGTCGGCTCGCGCAAGGCGCGGCCGATCGACGTGAGGCTGATCGCCGCCACCAATGTGAATCTCGAGGCGGCGGTGGCCGCCAAGAGCTTCCGCAAGGACCTCTTTTATCGCCTCAACATAGCGACGGTGAATCTCGCGCCGCTGCGCGCGCGCCGCGGCGACATCGAGCCGCTCGCCAATTATTTCCTCCGCCTCTTTGGCGCAAAGCTCGGCCGGCCGATGCCCGTGCTCGCGCCCGAGGCCATCGCCAAGCTGACGAGCTATCATTGGCCCGGCAATATTCGCGAGCTCGAAAATGTTCTGCACAATGCGCTGCTGTTGACGCAAGACGACCGCATCGCCGAGGTGCCGATCGTCGAGGCTTTCGATCCGCCTCTTGCGGAAGAGAACGGCGATTTCGAGACACGTCTGCGCAGCCTGCTCGACACGGCCATCACGCGCGGTGAGAAGAACCTCTTCGACCGCGTTATGCGCTCTCTTGTCTCGGTCGCGCTCGATTTCGAGCGCGGCAATCAGGTGCGCACGGCGGAACGGCTCGGCATGAGCCGCAATGAATTGCGTACGCGCCTCGGCCATATGGGCGTCATCGCTCCGCGTAAGAAGAGTTCCGCGGAGAACGACGAGAAGGAGCAGCGGCAGCCCGCACGAAGCGCGCCGAACGTCGTTCGGCTCGGCTTTCAGAAATTCGGCACGCTCGCGGCCTTGCAGGCGATAGGCTCGCTCGATGAACGTCTTCGGCCGTTCGGTTATCGCGCCGAATGGAGGGAGTTCAGCGCCGGCCCCGCCGTTCTCGACGCGATCGGCCGCGGCGAAATCGACCTAGGCGTCACCGGCGAGGCTGCGACTGTTTTCGCTCTCGCCATGGGCGTTTCCTTCTTCTACGTCGGCTATGAATCGCCCGCCCCGACAGATGTCGCCCTCGTCGTCGCCGATCCCCGGCTTCGCTCGATCGACGATCTGAAAGGCAAACGCGTCGCTTTCAGCCGATGGTCGAACGCCGACCATTTTCTGACGACCGCGCTCAATATCCGGGGGCTGTCGCGCGGCGACATCGAGCCCGTCTATGTCCCTCCGACGCTCGATTTGCTCGAGGATTTGCGCGACGGGACAATCGACGCATGGGCGATTTGGGAGCCGCTTCTGAGCGCCGCCCGCATGGGAAGCAAAGCGCATGTGCTTCTCGATGGCGCCGGTTTCGTCGAGAACCATCAGTTCTACGTGGCGCGCCGACACTTCGCCTGCGGCCAGCCGCAGATCGTCGACGCGATCCTAGCGGAAATTCGCATGCTCGGCGCGACGCCGCGCGAGCGCGCCGAAGCGGAACTCGGCGCCGTCGCGCGATGCCTGCATCTCGATCGGCAGGTGGCGCGGCATTATCTCCACCGACTCGATTTCGAGCCCAAGCCGCTCGATCGCGACGTCATCGGCAAGCAGCAATCGATCGCGGATGGCTATTTCGCCGCGGGCCAATTGCCCGCGCGAGTCTCGATCGAAGGCGCAGTTTGGCGAGGCGCCTGA
- a CDS encoding OmpW/AlkL family protein, translating into MNLPHRLIGAASALVCANAASAADLPSRAQPQPATVTAVDYQPFQIRLRATAIVPDGGFSVFDRFGTVPAITGIAAGVPGGQIFGAGVHTSTSIIPEIDLSYYFDEHFAVETIAGYTRHILTATGSLAGIPVGATNLLPVSLLAQYHFTQFGAFQPYVGVGVTWAVPYGYSPGNSWTPLVTTLGLTGFDSVRALQIGTSIGVAGQIGFDYMITPNIGVNVDLKRIVAEPTAYATIYNSALNQNIYVRVRSNIDPWLASVGVTLRFGGASAQAILAKY; encoded by the coding sequence ATGAACCTCCCGCACCGTCTCATCGGCGCGGCGAGCGCGCTCGTCTGCGCGAACGCCGCCTCCGCCGCCGATCTGCCATCACGAGCGCAGCCGCAGCCGGCGACGGTCACAGCCGTCGATTATCAGCCTTTCCAAATCAGACTGCGTGCGACGGCGATCGTTCCCGATGGCGGCTTTTCTGTTTTCGATCGCTTCGGCACTGTGCCGGCCATAACGGGAATAGCCGCCGGCGTTCCAGGCGGCCAGATTTTCGGCGCGGGCGTTCATACCTCCACTTCGATCATTCCCGAGATCGATCTCAGCTATTATTTCGACGAGCATTTCGCCGTCGAGACGATCGCCGGCTATACGCGGCATATTTTGACCGCAACGGGCTCGCTCGCCGGCATTCCGGTCGGCGCCACGAATCTTCTGCCCGTATCATTGCTCGCCCAGTATCATTTCACGCAATTCGGCGCCTTCCAGCCCTATGTCGGAGTTGGCGTCACTTGGGCGGTTCCCTATGGCTATAGCCCCGGCAATAGCTGGACGCCTCTCGTCACAACTCTCGGCCTCACCGGCTTCGATTCGGTGCGCGCGCTTCAGATCGGAACGTCGATCGGCGTCGCGGGACAAATCGGCTTCGACTACATGATCACGCCCAATATCGGCGTGAACGTCGATTTGAAGCGCATCGTGGCAGAGCCGACTGCTTATGCGACGATCTATAATTCCGCGCTCAATCAGAACATCTATGTCCGGGTGAGGTCGAACATCGATCCTTGGCTTGCGAGCGTCGGAGTCACTCTGCGTTTCGGCGGGGCGTCGGCGCAGGCGATCCTCGCAAAATACTGA
- a CDS encoding acyl-CoA dehydrogenase family protein — MSEVNRAEAFERLDRVIETVIVANAERNDEQSLFPVENLHALAEAGWTRALVSPEYGGLGLDHTAFAEAAYRIGQKDASTGLVYVMHVGAAQTINLYGTPDQKLRWLKPQDGKYLLGTYSTSERASGGHWWYNFSQASRDGDDYIVNAEKSFTTSSGKADYYITQTRTPDARDQSDISFFIVDGKSPGITPGPWNALGVRGNHSGPIRYEGVKVARNNRLGEENQGKEIIYNGVSPVYLIGLGAVWEGVARGAHDAAVGHIKNSIHKDTSKRLADYQAVRQELAKPKVLIESLGPWRRELAAGLDALWFEGKPQAELLIALTEFKVHASETANLSAAAALTVTGGYGYKKGAIERYFRDARAGIGMGPSNIIARDWIGKTAVGLPLELFYEGGE, encoded by the coding sequence ATGTCGGAAGTCAACAGAGCAGAGGCGTTCGAGCGGCTCGATCGCGTCATTGAGACCGTGATTGTCGCCAATGCGGAACGCAACGACGAGCAATCGCTGTTTCCCGTCGAAAATCTCCATGCGCTCGCCGAAGCCGGATGGACGCGCGCGCTAGTCTCGCCGGAATATGGCGGGCTCGGTCTCGATCATACGGCTTTCGCGGAAGCCGCGTATCGTATCGGACAGAAGGACGCCTCGACAGGCCTCGTCTATGTGATGCATGTCGGCGCCGCGCAGACGATAAATCTCTATGGCACGCCAGACCAAAAGCTGCGCTGGCTGAAGCCGCAGGACGGCAAATATCTTCTCGGCACCTATTCGACCAGTGAGCGCGCCTCTGGCGGTCATTGGTGGTACAATTTCTCGCAAGCGTCGCGCGACGGCGATGATTATATCGTCAACGCCGAGAAGTCCTTCACGACCTCCTCGGGCAAGGCGGATTACTACATAACTCAGACGCGTACGCCGGATGCGCGTGACCAATCCGACATTTCCTTCTTCATCGTCGACGGAAAATCGCCTGGCATCACGCCCGGGCCTTGGAACGCGCTCGGCGTGCGCGGAAATCATTCCGGTCCCATCCGCTACGAGGGCGTGAAGGTGGCGCGGAACAATCGCCTCGGCGAGGAGAATCAAGGCAAGGAAATTATCTACAACGGCGTCTCGCCGGTCTATCTGATCGGCCTCGGCGCCGTGTGGGAAGGCGTCGCACGCGGCGCACACGACGCCGCCGTGGGTCATATCAAGAACTCGATTCACAAGGACACGAGCAAGCGTCTCGCCGACTATCAGGCGGTCCGTCAGGAACTCGCCAAGCCGAAAGTGCTGATCGAATCGCTCGGACCCTGGCGGCGCGAGCTCGCGGCCGGACTCGACGCTCTGTGGTTCGAAGGCAAGCCGCAAGCCGAGCTGTTGATCGCGCTCACCGAATTCAAGGTTCACGCCTCCGAGACCGCCAATCTCTCGGCCGCAGCCGCGCTCACCGTCACGGGTGGCTACGGCTATAAGAAAGGCGCGATCGAGCGCTATTTCCGCGACGCCCGCGCCGGCATCGGCATGGGGCCGTCGAACATTATCGCGCGCGATTGGATCGGCAAGACGGCGGTCGGTCTGCCGCTCGAGCTGTTCTACGAAGGCGGCGAATAG
- the sfnG gene encoding dimethylsulfone monooxygenase SfnG, whose amino-acid sequence MSGASSPSACQKSEAIKFAYWVPNVSGGLVISKVEQRTSWDIDYNRKLAQIAEASGFEYALTQIRFTAGYGAEYQHESVSFSHALLAATEKLNVIAAILPGPWHPAVVAKQIASISWYTGGRLAVNIVSGWFRGEFQAIGEHWLDHDERYRRSEEFIRVLRGVWSQDNFNFAGDFYRFRDYTLRPKPVRPPEIFQGGSSRAARDMAARVSDWYFTNGNTVDGVRKQVDDIRAKAAQSGHEVKIGVNAFAIVRDTADEARGALNDILANADPDAVRAFHHEVQNAGAASPEREGNWAKSSFEDLVQYNDGFKTNLIGAPEEVARRILELKAVGVDLILLGFLHFQEEVEFFGQRVIPLVRALEAEEARAAA is encoded by the coding sequence ATGAGCGGCGCTTCTTCGCCTTCGGCGTGTCAAAAATCAGAGGCGATCAAATTCGCCTATTGGGTTCCGAACGTCTCGGGCGGGCTCGTCATCAGCAAGGTGGAGCAGCGCACGAGCTGGGATATCGACTATAATCGTAAGCTCGCGCAGATCGCCGAAGCGTCGGGATTTGAATATGCCTTGACGCAAATTCGCTTCACCGCCGGCTATGGCGCCGAATATCAGCACGAGTCGGTGAGCTTTTCTCATGCGCTGCTGGCGGCGACCGAGAAGCTCAATGTGATCGCCGCGATCCTTCCCGGCCCATGGCATCCGGCCGTCGTCGCCAAGCAGATCGCATCGATCAGCTGGTATACGGGCGGGCGGCTCGCGGTGAACATCGTCTCTGGATGGTTCCGCGGCGAGTTCCAGGCGATCGGCGAACATTGGCTCGATCACGACGAGCGCTATCGCCGCTCGGAGGAGTTTATCCGTGTACTGCGCGGCGTGTGGTCGCAAGACAATTTCAATTTCGCGGGAGACTTCTACCGGTTCCGCGACTACACGCTAAGGCCCAAGCCCGTCAGGCCGCCCGAGATATTCCAGGGCGGCAGCTCCCGCGCAGCGCGCGACATGGCGGCGCGCGTGTCCGACTGGTATTTTACCAATGGAAACACCGTGGATGGCGTTCGCAAGCAAGTCGACGACATTCGCGCCAAGGCCGCGCAGAGCGGTCACGAAGTGAAGATCGGCGTCAACGCCTTCGCCATCGTGCGCGATACAGCCGATGAAGCTCGCGGCGCATTGAACGACATTCTGGCGAACGCCGACCCGGATGCGGTTCGCGCATTTCATCACGAGGTACAGAACGCCGGCGCGGCGTCTCCAGAGCGCGAAGGCAATTGGGCGAAATCGAGCTTCGAGGATCTCGTTCAATATAACGACGGCTTTAAGACCAATCTCATCGGCGCCCCGGAAGAGGTCGCCCGTCGAATCTTGGAACTCAAAGCGGTCGGCGTCGATCTCATTCTGCTCGGCTTCCTGCATTTCCAGGAGGAAGTCGAGTTTTTTGGCCAGCGCGTCATTCCGCTCGTGCGCGCGCTCGAAGCCGAGGAAGCCCGCGCGGCGGCTTGA
- a CDS encoding amidohydrolase family protein, whose product MNRRLGSKDVDHFTRAPDLSSFHRELDAAGIDIALMVGRSTPSVRISNDLLATLSCSSQGRLLGVGSVDPQFFTGRRAAEETERCLNELKLVAVNVDPAFLAEPISHDDETLFPIYEICADRGAPIFMMSGPTTPDLRRNDPLAVDRVARAFPTLPIVCCHAFYPQIDEMIAVAFRHENVFVSPDMYFFAPGGLRYADAARGFLADQLLFGSSYPFRPLDQSVADLLRLGLDENAIEKVAWRNAAHLLRRDLA is encoded by the coding sequence ATGAATCGCCGCCTCGGTTCGAAGGACGTCGACCATTTCACGCGAGCGCCCGATCTTTCGTCCTTTCATCGGGAGCTCGATGCGGCTGGGATCGACATTGCGCTCATGGTGGGACGCAGCACGCCGAGCGTACGGATTTCCAATGATCTGCTCGCGACGCTCTCTTGCTCGTCGCAAGGGCGCTTGCTCGGCGTCGGTTCGGTCGACCCTCAGTTCTTCACAGGCCGACGTGCGGCGGAAGAGACGGAGCGCTGCCTGAACGAGCTGAAGCTCGTGGCCGTCAATGTCGATCCCGCCTTCTTGGCGGAGCCGATTTCCCATGACGACGAGACGCTGTTTCCCATCTATGAAATCTGCGCAGATCGCGGCGCGCCGATCTTCATGATGTCGGGTCCGACGACGCCGGACCTACGGCGCAATGACCCGCTGGCGGTCGATCGTGTGGCGCGCGCCTTTCCAACTCTGCCAATCGTCTGCTGTCATGCCTTCTACCCGCAAATCGATGAAATGATCGCCGTCGCGTTTCGCCACGAGAATGTCTTCGTGTCGCCGGACATGTATTTCTTCGCGCCGGGAGGCCTGCGATACGCGGATGCCGCGAGGGGATTTCTCGCAGACCAATTGCTGTTCGGCTCGTCATATCCGTTTCGTCCACTCGATCAGAGTGTCGCGGACCTCCTTCGCCTCGGCTTGGACGAGAATGCGATCGAGAAGGTCGCATGGCGCAACGCCGCGCATCTGCTACGGCGCGATTTGGCGTGA
- the ssuD gene encoding FMNH2-dependent alkanesulfonate monooxygenase, with protein sequence MEILWYIPTHGDSRYLGSEEGARTATFDYLRQIAVATDSLGYYGVLIPTGRSCEDPWIVAASLIESTKTLRFLVALRPGLVQPALAARMTASLDRLSRGRLLINLVAGGDASELAGDGLFLDHAARYDVSAEFVRVWDALLRASHADESVDFHGAHFDIEKGKLLFPPVQSPRPPLYFGGSSGPAHDLAARAVDAYLTWGEPPSAVAEKIADVRRRAAAFGRAPRFGVRLHVIVRETEDEAWAAADSLISRLDDDAIADAQRTFAKMDSIGQQRMLELRKGRGRTRADLEISPNLWAGVGLTRGGAGTALVGDPAQVEARLREYAALGVDSFILSGYPHLEEAYRFAELMFPRLGVEARGTLPGQKITGPFGSVVAKPGNSPSSSSAAA encoded by the coding sequence ATGGAAATCTTGTGGTACATTCCGACACATGGCGACTCGCGATATCTCGGCTCCGAGGAGGGAGCTCGGACGGCGACATTCGACTATCTTCGGCAGATAGCGGTCGCAACGGACAGTCTCGGCTATTACGGCGTTCTCATTCCGACCGGACGCTCCTGCGAAGATCCGTGGATCGTCGCGGCGAGCTTGATCGAATCGACGAAGACTCTGCGCTTTCTCGTGGCCCTTCGGCCGGGCCTGGTGCAGCCGGCGTTGGCGGCGCGCATGACGGCGAGCCTCGATCGTCTGTCGCGAGGACGGCTGCTGATCAACCTCGTCGCTGGAGGCGACGCGAGCGAGCTCGCCGGCGACGGCCTGTTTCTCGATCACGCAGCCCGCTACGACGTCTCGGCCGAGTTCGTGCGCGTCTGGGATGCGCTTCTTCGCGCGAGCCATGCGGACGAGAGCGTCGATTTTCACGGCGCGCATTTCGACATAGAAAAGGGTAAGCTGCTCTTTCCTCCGGTGCAGAGCCCGAGGCCGCCACTCTATTTCGGCGGCTCCTCAGGGCCTGCGCATGATCTCGCGGCGCGCGCCGTCGACGCTTATCTGACATGGGGAGAGCCGCCCTCCGCGGTCGCCGAGAAGATCGCGGATGTGCGGCGGCGAGCGGCGGCGTTCGGACGCGCGCCACGTTTTGGCGTGCGGCTGCATGTGATCGTGCGCGAGACCGAGGACGAAGCTTGGGCGGCGGCGGATTCCCTCATCAGCCGCTTGGACGACGACGCGATCGCCGACGCACAGAGAACCTTCGCAAAAATGGATTCGATCGGCCAGCAGAGAATGCTCGAATTGCGCAAAGGCCGCGGACGCACGCGCGCAGATCTCGAAATAAGCCCCAATCTCTGGGCCGGCGTCGGACTGACGCGCGGCGGCGCGGGAACGGCGCTCGTCGGCGATCCCGCGCAAGTCGAGGCGCGTTTGCGCGAATATGCGGCGCTCGGAGTCGACAGCTTCATTCTCTCGGGCTATCCGCATCTGGAGGAAGCCTATCGCTTCGCCGAGCTCATGTTTCCCCGCCTCGGCGTCGAGGCGCGAGGAACCTTGCCGGGGCAAAAAATCACAGGCCCATTCGGAAGCGTCGTCGCGAAGCCGGGCAACTCGCCCTCATCATCATCCGCCGCCGCCTGA